A window of the Dehalococcoidales bacterium genome harbors these coding sequences:
- the nrdR gene encoding transcriptional regulator NrdR, which translates to MNCPFCGYHDSKVIDSRDVNDGIRRRRQCLSCQARFTTYERPQPASLFVIKKDQRREEFSKDKLLTGVRKACEKRPLPTGTVDKLVDDIEVGLYRMGKAEIPSTVIGDMVMAGLKKLDYIAYIRFASVYRDFADITALKQEIDSLVSNETKAPRLANQLSLIPVQEL; encoded by the coding sequence ATGAACTGTCCATTTTGCGGTTATCACGATTCTAAGGTTATCGATTCTCGTGATGTCAATGACGGGATACGCCGCCGGCGTCAGTGTTTGAGCTGTCAGGCCCGTTTTACCACCTATGAGCGGCCGCAGCCTGCCAGTCTTTTTGTTATCAAGAAAGACCAGAGGCGTGAGGAGTTCAGTAAAGACAAGCTGTTAACCGGCGTCCGTAAAGCTTGCGAGAAACGTCCGCTGCCTACCGGTACTGTTGATAAACTGGTTGATGATATTGAGGTTGGGCTTTACCGGATGGGTAAGGCGGAAATCCCCAGCACCGTCATTGGTGATATGGTGATGGCCGGATTGAAGAAGCTGGACTACATCGCTTATATCCGTTTTGCCAGTGTCTACCGGGATTTTGCCGATATCACCGCCCTGAAACAAGAAATAGACAGTCTGGTCAGTAATGAAACTAAAGCGCCGCGCCTGGCGAATCAACTGTCACTGATTCCGGTCCAGGAGCTTTGA